A genomic window from Excalfactoria chinensis isolate bCotChi1 chromosome 18, bCotChi1.hap2, whole genome shotgun sequence includes:
- the LAMC3 gene encoding laminin subunit gamma-3 isoform X2, with amino-acid sequence MARLRALALLVIALATAGSSPCYDPRGQPRRCMPVFENAAFGRVPLVTNTCGSPPEDYCLQMGARDASQLCQRCDAADPLLHHNASFLTDFHSQEESTWWQSQSMAFGIQHPNSVNITLHLGKSYEITYVRLKFHTSRPESFAIYKRSHADGPWVPFQFYSASCEKTYGKQQRQYLRPGENEHVAFCTDEFSDISPLSGGNVAFSTLEGRPSAYNFDGSPTLQEWVTVTDLLISLNRLNTFGDDIFKDPKVLQSYYYAISDFSVGGRCKCNGHASECAPDEEGRLVCVCQHNTAGTDCQSCQPFYQDRPWARGTAEAANECLPCNCSGRSEECFYDAELFRRTGHGGHCRNCRDNTAGPHCERCRQNHYRWEQQAACQPCHCHPAGSLQLQCDSSGTCTCKANVTGWKCERCKDGYHSLSEGGCRPCACDPAGSVGVCDPNTGHCTCKERVEGHLCNRCQPGWFNLQPYNPTGCTSCFCYGHSAVCVAADGYEVTHIHSDFREGPEGWAAAAGAVAVPLHWADGEIGAEWVEEEPLDLRAPEKFLQNQRLSYGQPLTLLLRAERNGTRAESGVFLHGVQLVLEGEGLEVTMSSSESRAQDGKQAVTFRLHEAEEDTEPLLSAFSFQRLLSNLTALRLRVSHGPWPGRLWLSQVQLTSARHGAGTRAGWVEECTCPLGYIGSFCESCAPGFKRDIPFGGPFVTCVPCTCNQHGDCEPLSGHCHCLHNTEGSSCERCSPGFYGNPFNGHPDDCKPCPCPGHSPCIQLPSSGEVVCTHCPPGQRGKRCELCDDGFFGDPLGQRGPVRPCIPCQCHGNVDLSAVGNCDSVSGRCLRCLHNTTGEQCQQCRPGFYGDALAPSPAGKCAPCNCNPDGSALGLEGCDPGTGQCLCLPHVLGRTCGQCQHGYYGLQPAVGCKSCECHPVGSQDSGCHAVTGQCSCQPGVTGLRCDRCEHGFFGFSARGCRACNCSPLGSTSAQCHENSTCLCHPGFVGYKCDRCQANFFPDPLSSSCRPCPTCYGLVKDEVERLRVKLQEAEHWLQDPGCELRLGQPPAMGDASRGDGLSTQHLLQGAQAMLSAQAGRLSGMLSTAQGHLSNAIGATGCSSHGPSKTCTLLSEIRAVLQSAQGEILRAADTLVATEIPQEIPLLPANWSHRAMEAWELAERHGDTAAQVEAAVRRALGASNASHELLRTLLEGREAQEAERELEAGYEEIQRAWKELSAGIEEVAVEARRALTAIQEANMGMAEKLQQVAAPGQVLLVQAGALAQEVAALEQTVQAQEPAAWQSISASLSMAAGLHQDLQGTQSFVQLRDRAGSAHDLSTSAVSQGKAVLSSAGSLLGSLEGMRKALGHRKGRAALRRRMAQVRDRTMVEAQKKVKQAEKMLGNSLSVSSAARRKAGEAKHAAEESSKRVQAILQGSKQARKHTRMLTTAVNKTQQELSQQQHMAEELRESLEEAEQVGTEVSEMAKSLREARGSLMADIETLNDLLHSLGGLEPGMQAEVVLGAGQLQLERLRLRLGAPGALDTQLGQLQQEAELQQDRIRAFESDLVEIRADKQNLEDILRSLPEGCSK; translated from the exons ATGGCCCGGCTCAGGGCGCTGGCCCTGCTGGTTATAGCGCTGGCCACTGCGGGCTCGTCCCCCTGCTACGACCCCCGGGGGCAGCCCCGCCGCTGTATGCCCGTCTTCGAGAACGCCGCTTTCGGCCGCGTCCCGCTGGTTACCAACACGTGCGGCTCACCGCCCGAGGATTACTGCCTGCAGATGGGAGCGCGCGATGCcagccagctgtgccagcgctgCGATGCCGCCGACCCCCTGCTGCACCACAACGCCTCTTTCCTCACCGACTTCCACAGCCAGGAGGAGAGCACCTGGTGGCAGAGCCAGTCCATGGCCTTTGGCATCCAGCATCCCAACTCTGTCAACATCACGCTCCACCTGG GAAAGTCCTACGAGATCACCTATGTGCGCCTGAAGTTCCACACCAGCCGTCCCGAGAGCTTTGCCATTTACAAGCGCAGCCACGCCGACGGCCCCTGGGTGCCCTTCCAGTTCTACAGCGCGTCCTGTGAgaag accTACGGGAAGCAGCAGAGGCAGTACCTGCGGCCGGGTGAGAACGAGCACGTGGCCTTCTGCACCGACGAGTTCAGTGACATCTCCCCACTGAGTGGTGGCAACGTGGCTTTCTCCACCCTTGAGGGCCGTCCCAGTGCCTACAATTTTGATGGGAGCCCCACACTACAG GAGTGGGTGACTGTCACCGACCTGCTCATCTCTCTGAACCGCCTCAATACCTTTGGGGATGACATCTTCAAGGACCCCAAGGTGCTGCAGTCATACTACTATGCCATCTCCGACTTCTCTGTTGGTGGCAG GTGTAAATGCAATGGTCACGCCAGCGAGTGCGCACCGGATGAGGAGGGACggctggtgtgtgtgtgtcagcaCAACACGGCCGGCACCGACTGCCAGAGCTGCCAGCCCTTCTACCAGGACCGGCCCTGGGCTCGCGGCACGGCTGAGGCTGCCAATGAATGCCTCC CTTGCAACTGCAGCGGTCGCTCGGAGGAATGCTTCTACGACGCGGAGCTGTTCCGCCGCACCGGGCACGGGGGGCACTGCCGCAACTGCCGCGACAACACGGCCGGGCCCCACTGCGAGCGGTGCCGGCAGAACCACTACCGCTGGGAGCAGCAGGCCGCCTGCCAGCCCTGCCACTGCCACCCCGCAG GTTCGCTGCAGCTCCAGTGTGACAGCTCAGGGACCTGCACCTGCAAAGCCAATGTAACAGGCTGGAAGTGTGAGCGCTGCAAGGATGGCTACCACAGCCTGAGTGAGGGTGGCTGCAG ACCTTGTGCCTGTGACCCTGCGGGCAGCGTGGGCGTCTGTGACCCCAACACTGGGCACTGCACCTGCAAGGAGAGGGTTGAGGGGCACCTGTGCAACAG ATGCCAGCCCGGATGGTTCAACTTACAGCCCTACAACCCCACTGGCTGCACCAGCTGTTTTTGCTATGGCCACTCCGCCGTCTGTGTGGCAGCAGATGGCTACGAGGTGACCCACATCCACTCTGACTTCAGGGAAG GGCCAgaaggctgggctgcagctgcgGGGGCTGTGGCAGTGCCTCTGCACTGGGCTGATGGGGAGATTGGTGCTGAGTGGGTTGAGGAGGAGCCGCTGGACCTCCGTGCACCAG AGAAGTTCCTGCAGAACCAGCGTCTGAGCTACGGGCAGCCCCTGAccctgctgctgagagcagagaggaatgGAACCAGGGCAGAGAGCGGGGTGTTCTTGCATGGGGtccagctggtgctggagggTGAAGGGCTGGAGGTCACCATGTCCAGCAGTGAAAGCCGGGCACAGGATGGAAAGCAAGCTGTCACCTTCAG GCTGCATGAGGCAGAGGAGGACACAGAGCCTTTGTTGTCAGCCTTCAGCTTCCAGCGCCTGCTCTCCAACCTCACCGCCCTTCGCCTCCGTGTGAGCCATGGCCCCTGGCCAG GAAGGCTGTGGCTGAGCCAGGTGCAGCTCACGTCAGCTCGTCACGGTGCAGGCACACGGGCAGGATGGGTGGAGGAGTGCACGTGTCCCCTCGGCTACATTGGGTCCTTCTGTGAATCCTGTGCACCTGGCTTCAAGCGGGACATCCCCTTTGGTGGCCCCTTTGTCACCTGTGTGCCCTGCACCTGCAACCAGCATGGGGACTGCGAGCCGCTCTCAG GGCACTGCCACTGCTTGCACAACACGGAGGGTTCCTCCTGTGAGCGCTGCAGCCCCGGGTTTTATGGCAACCCCTTCAATGGACACCCCGATGACTGCAAGCCGTGCCCGTGTCCAGGCCACTCACCCTGCATccagctgcccagcagtggggaggTGGTGTGCACCCACTGCCCTCCGGGGCAGAGAG GGAAGCGCTGTGAGCTGTGTGATGATGGATTTTTTGGGGACCCCTTGGGGCAGAGGGGTCCCGTGCGTCCCTGCATCCCCTGCCAGTGTCATGGGAATGTGGACCTCAGTGCCGTGGGGAACTGTGACTCCGTGTCCGGGCGCTGCCTGCGCTGCCTGCACAACACAACAggagagcagtgccagcagtgtcGGCCAGGGTTCTATGGGGATGCATtggcccccagccctgctgggaagTGTGCAC CGTGCAACTGCAACCCTGATGGCTCAGCCCTGGGGCTGGAGGGCTGCGATCCAGGCACGGGGCAGTGCCTCTGCCTCCCACACGTGTTGGGCAGAACCTGTGGGCAGTGCCAGCATGGCTACTATGGGCTGCAGCCTGCCGTGGGCTGCAAGAG CTGTGAGTGCCACCCAGTGGGTTCCCAGGACAGTGGGTGCCATGCAGTGACGGGGCAGTGCTCCTGCCAGCCGGGTGTCACAGGGCTGCGCTGCGACAGATGCGAGCACGGCTTCTTTGGCTTCTCAGCCAGGGGCTGCCGAG CATGCAATTGCTCCCCACTGGGCTCCACCAGTGCGCAGTGCCATGAGAACAGCACCTGCCTCTGCCACCCCGGCTTTGTGGGCTACAAGTGTGACCGCTGCCAGGCCAACTTCTTCCCTGACCCACTGAGCTCCAGCTGTCGGCCGTGTCCAACCTGCTATGGGCTGGTGAAGGATGAG GTGGAGCGGCTCAGGGTGAAGCTGCAGGAGGCGGAGCATTGGCTGCAGGACCCGGGCTGTGAGCTCCGCCTGGGGCAGCCCCCTGCGATGGGAGATGCAAGCCGGGGAGATGGGCTGAGCACACAACACCTCCTGCAAG GTGCCCAAGCCATGCTCTCGGCACAGGCGGGAAGGCTGTCAGGGATGCTGAGCACTGCACAGGGCCATCTCAGCAATGCTATCGGGGCTACTGGCTGCTCCAGCCATGGACCCTCCAAGACCTGCACGCTGCTGTCAGAGATCAGGGCCGTGCTGCAGTCAGCGCAGGGGGAGATCCTGCGCGCTGCCGACACTCTGGTTGCCACG GAGATTCCTCAGGAGATCCCCCTGCTGCCCGCCAACTGGAGTCACCGGGCAATGGAGGCATGGGAGCTGGCAGAGAG GCATGGAGATACTGCAGCACAGGtggaggcagcagtgaggagggCGCTGGGTGCTTCCAATGCCAGCCATGAGCTCCTGAGGACACTGCTGGAGGGGAGAGAGGCACAGGAGGCAGAGCGGGAGCTGGAGGCTGG GTATGAGGAAATCCAGCGGGCATGGAAGGAGCTGAGTGCTGGCATAGAAGAGGTGGCAGTGGAAGCCAGGAGAGCTCTCACAGCCATCCAGGAGGCAAACATGGGTATGGCTGAGAAGCTTCAGCAGGTGGCTGCTCCAGGGCAG gtgctgctggtgcaAGCTGGGGCCCTAGCACAGGAGGTGGCAGCACTGGAGCAGACAGTACAGGCACAGGAGCCAGCAGCTTGGCAGAGCATCTCAGCATCCCTCAGCATGGCAGCTGGGCTGCACCAGGACCTGCAGGGCACTCAAAGCTTTGTACAG CTCCGGGACCGGGCTGGCTCTGCTCATGATCTGTCCACCTCAGCAGTCTCGCAGGGGAAAGCAGTGCTCTCCAGTGCAGGATCCCTCCTGGGCAGCTTGGAAG GCATGAGGAAGGCTTTGGGTCATCGGAAGGGTCGTGCTGCCCTAAGAAGGAGAATGGCTCAAGTGCGGGACAGAACGATGGTGGAGGCCCAGAAGAAGGTTAAACAGGCAGAGAAAATGCTAGGAAACTCCTTGTCTGTCTCCAGTGCAGccaggaggaaggcaggggaGGCTAAGCATGCTGCTGaggagagcagtaag AGGGTCCAGGCTATACTGCAGGGCAGCAAGCAGGCTCGCAAGCACACCAGGATGCTCACCACGGCTGTCAACAAGACCCAGCAGGAACTGTCCCAACAGCAGCACATGGCTGAGGAGCTCAGGGAGAGcctggaggaggcagagcag GTGGGGACGGAGGTGAGCGAGATGGCAAAAAGCCTGCGGGAAGCCCGGGGCTCACTGATGGCAGACATCGAGACCCTGAATGATCTGCTGCACAGTCTGG GCGGCTTGGAGCCGGGCATGCAGGcggaggtggtgctgggggccgggcagctgcagctggagcgGCTGCGATTGCGGCTCGGTGCTCCAGGAGCCCTGGACACGCAGCTcgggcagctgcagcaggaggcagagctgcagcaggataGGATCCGGGCATTTGAGAGTGACTTGGTGGAGATCCGGGCCGACAAGCAGAACCTGGAGGACATTTTGCGGAGCCTCCCTGAAGGCTGCTCCAAGTGA